The following are from one region of the Variovorax sp. V213 genome:
- a CDS encoding winged helix-turn-helix transcriptional regulator yields MKAKKPYNCGIGPAFEVIGGKWKAVILWELHVQARRFGELKRLLPDISEKMLIQQLRELEADGLVHREVFHEVPPRVEYSETRLGASLNAALGPLADWGERYARRASAAG; encoded by the coding sequence ATGAAGGCAAAGAAGCCCTACAACTGCGGCATCGGGCCCGCGTTCGAGGTCATCGGCGGCAAGTGGAAGGCTGTGATCCTCTGGGAGCTCCATGTGCAGGCGCGCCGCTTCGGCGAGCTGAAACGGCTCTTGCCCGACATCAGCGAGAAGATGCTGATCCAGCAGCTGCGCGAACTGGAGGCGGACGGCCTCGTGCACCGCGAGGTGTTCCACGAAGTGCCGCCGCGGGTGGAATACTCCGAGACCAGGCTCGGCGCATCGCTCAATGCAGCGCTCGGCCCCCTGGCCGATTGGGGCGAGCGCTACGCCAGGCGCGCGAGCGCTGCGGGCTGA
- a CDS encoding TRAP transporter small permease, which translates to MEEHTLERRGFSRRVLDASDFVLGCERRLLSGLMGLLIVLVLLNVVTRYGGVPLYWVDEASVYCVVWLTFIGASAMTRLRLDFAVTLLTDKLGAKAARIAKAGASGGVLLLGLALLAMCWLYMDPVGIVRWGFDAKEYAAESFNFLYTERTQTLNWPTWAIQLILPIFSATLSLHALANLVEDLGLQPRRTHTEFHVTNADAVN; encoded by the coding sequence ATGGAAGAACACACCTTGGAACGCCGGGGCTTCTCCCGCCGGGTGCTCGACGCGTCGGACTTCGTCCTTGGCTGCGAGCGCCGCCTCCTCTCGGGCCTGATGGGCCTGCTCATCGTGCTGGTTCTGCTGAACGTGGTCACGCGCTACGGCGGCGTGCCGCTCTACTGGGTCGACGAGGCCTCGGTGTACTGCGTGGTGTGGCTCACCTTCATCGGCGCCTCCGCGATGACGCGGCTGCGGCTCGACTTTGCAGTGACGCTGCTCACCGACAAGCTGGGCGCAAAAGCCGCGCGCATCGCCAAGGCCGGCGCCTCCGGCGGCGTGCTGCTGCTGGGCCTTGCGCTGCTGGCGATGTGCTGGCTCTACATGGACCCCGTGGGCATCGTGCGCTGGGGCTTCGATGCCAAGGAATACGCCGCCGAGTCCTTCAACTTTCTCTATACCGAGCGCACGCAGACGCTGAACTGGCCGACCTGGGCCATCCAGCTCATCCTGCCGATCTTCTCGGCCACGCTCAGCCTGCATGCGCTGGCCAACCTCGTCGAAGACCTCGGCCTGCAGCCCCGGCGCACGCACACCGAGTTCCACGTGACCAACGCAGACGCGGTGAACTGA
- the lpxO gene encoding lipid A hydroxylase LpxO, whose protein sequence is MKWVILAIFALSALYVHFRGQVRHRFFRQLSDHSTFLAPLNAFMYIFSKVPSTPYLSPAQFPEMRVLEENWQVIREEALAMRNGGSIKASSQFNDVGFNSFFKSGWKRFYLKWYDEAHPSAAVLCPRTTELLKGIGTIKAAMFAELPPGSRLVRHRDPFAGSLRYHLGLWTPGVEGCYIDVDGQRYHWRDGEAVVFDETYIHYAENTTDHDRVILFCDIERPLKYRWASAVNRWFAKNLLAAASSPNEAGDKTGGINRAFKYIYQIRVVGKRLKAWDKRVYYLVKWSIFGGLALWIFW, encoded by the coding sequence ATGAAGTGGGTCATTCTTGCCATCTTCGCGCTCAGCGCGCTCTACGTTCATTTCCGCGGCCAGGTCCGGCATCGTTTCTTCAGGCAGCTGTCTGATCACTCGACCTTCCTGGCGCCGTTGAACGCCTTCATGTACATCTTCTCGAAGGTGCCGAGCACGCCGTACCTGTCGCCCGCGCAGTTTCCCGAAATGCGCGTGCTCGAGGAGAACTGGCAGGTCATCCGCGAAGAGGCGCTCGCCATGCGCAACGGCGGCAGCATCAAGGCCTCGAGCCAGTTCAACGACGTGGGCTTCAACTCCTTCTTCAAGAGCGGCTGGAAGCGCTTCTACCTCAAGTGGTATGACGAGGCGCATCCCTCGGCGGCCGTGCTGTGCCCGCGCACCACCGAGCTGCTCAAGGGCATCGGTACCATCAAGGCGGCTATGTTCGCCGAGCTGCCGCCAGGCAGCCGCCTCGTGCGCCACCGCGATCCCTTCGCCGGTTCGCTGCGCTACCACCTGGGCCTGTGGACGCCGGGCGTAGAGGGCTGCTACATCGACGTGGACGGCCAGCGCTACCACTGGCGCGACGGCGAGGCCGTGGTGTTCGACGAAACCTACATTCACTACGCCGAGAACACGACCGATCACGACCGCGTGATCCTGTTCTGCGACATCGAGCGCCCGCTGAAGTACCGCTGGGCCAGCGCCGTGAACCGCTGGTTCGCCAAGAACCTGCTCGCCGCCGCCAGCTCGCCCAACGAGGCAGGCGACAAGACGGGCGGTATCAACCGCGCGTTCAAGTACATCTACCAGATCCGCGTGGTCGGCAAGCGGCTCAAGGCCTGGGACAAGCGCGTGTACTACCTCGTGAAGTGGTCGATCTTCGGCGGCCTCGCCCTCTGGATCTTCTGGTAA
- a CDS encoding ABC transporter ATP-binding protein, whose translation MADASGAAAAPFVDFQDVWLAYNEELLRANHFAVEAIDLQVKRGEFIAIVGPSGCGKSTFMKLTTGLKMPSMGKIRIDGQPVTGPLKISGMAFQAPSLLPWRTTVDNVLLPLEIVEPYRSNFKARRKEYVERARKLLQKVGLAGYEDKFPWQLSGGMQQRASICRALIHEPKMLLLDEPFGALDAFTREELWCILRDLWTEQQFNVILVTHDLRESVFLADTVYVMSKSPGRFVVKREIELPRPRELELTYTKEFTDIVLELRGHIGAIRNTGISAAQTAAAASH comes from the coding sequence ATGGCGGACGCATCGGGCGCGGCTGCTGCTCCCTTCGTCGATTTCCAGGACGTCTGGCTCGCCTACAACGAAGAGCTGCTGCGCGCCAACCACTTCGCGGTCGAAGCCATCGACCTGCAGGTGAAGCGCGGCGAGTTCATTGCCATCGTCGGCCCCTCGGGCTGCGGCAAGTCGACCTTCATGAAGCTCACCACGGGTCTCAAGATGCCGTCGATGGGCAAGATCCGCATCGACGGCCAGCCCGTGACCGGGCCGCTCAAGATCTCTGGCATGGCCTTCCAGGCGCCTTCGCTGCTGCCGTGGCGCACCACGGTCGACAACGTGCTGCTGCCGCTCGAAATCGTCGAACCCTACCGCTCGAACTTCAAGGCCAGGCGCAAGGAATACGTCGAGCGCGCGCGCAAGCTGCTGCAGAAGGTGGGCCTCGCGGGCTACGAAGACAAGTTTCCGTGGCAGCTCTCGGGCGGCATGCAGCAGCGCGCAAGCATTTGCCGTGCGCTCATCCACGAGCCCAAGATGCTGCTGCTCGACGAGCCTTTCGGGGCGCTCGACGCCTTCACGCGCGAGGAGCTCTGGTGCATCCTGCGCGACCTCTGGACCGAGCAGCAGTTCAACGTCATCCTGGTGACGCACGACCTGCGCGAATCGGTGTTCCTGGCCGACACGGTGTACGTCATGAGCAAGAGCCCGGGCCGCTTTGTGGTCAAGCGCGAAATCGAGCTGCCGCGTCCGCGCGAGCTGGAGCTCACCTACACCAAGGAATTCACCGACATCGTGCTGGAGCTGCGCGGGCACATTGGCGCCATCCGCAATACGGGCATCAGCGCGGCGCAAACCGCTGCCGCAGCGTCTCACTGA
- a CDS encoding NAD(P)-dependent oxidoreductase, with product MSNEEVSVLGLGSMGSTIARLYLDQGYKVTVWNRTAEKADALAAKGAVPARSAAEAVRAAKVAVMCVYDYRAADAILASDGVAAAMDGRLLVQLTTGSPRDALAAEAWAHRHGASHLEGAIQAAPDQMGQPDTPILMSGAQAVFREAEPLLKALGGGIVYLGEKASAAAAMDLATLSTIYGTLLGFMHGARIAEHEGFDVAEYGRIVAGIMPTFAAFLQHEGAVIQSGDFAVSQSPMRISVEATQRILQTAKEAGISTEFPAFAAGLFKRADAAGLGGEEIAALIKLLR from the coding sequence ATGAGCAACGAGGAGGTTTCCGTTCTGGGCCTGGGCTCGATGGGCAGCACCATCGCACGGCTTTATCTGGACCAGGGCTACAAGGTCACGGTGTGGAACCGCACGGCGGAGAAAGCCGATGCGCTGGCCGCGAAAGGCGCAGTGCCGGCGCGCAGCGCAGCCGAAGCGGTGCGCGCCGCGAAGGTCGCGGTGATGTGCGTCTACGACTACCGCGCCGCCGATGCGATCCTTGCATCGGACGGCGTCGCCGCGGCGATGGATGGCCGCCTGCTGGTCCAGCTGACCACCGGCAGCCCCCGCGACGCGCTCGCGGCCGAGGCCTGGGCCCATCGGCATGGCGCCAGCCATCTCGAAGGCGCGATCCAGGCCGCGCCGGACCAGATGGGGCAGCCCGACACCCCAATCCTCATGTCGGGCGCGCAAGCCGTTTTCCGCGAGGCCGAGCCGCTGCTGAAGGCTTTGGGCGGCGGCATCGTGTACCTGGGCGAGAAGGCCAGCGCCGCGGCGGCCATGGACCTGGCGACGCTCTCCACCATCTATGGCACGCTGCTCGGGTTCATGCACGGCGCGCGCATCGCCGAGCACGAGGGGTTCGACGTGGCCGAGTACGGCCGCATCGTGGCCGGGATCATGCCGACCTTCGCTGCCTTCCTTCAGCACGAGGGCGCCGTGATCCAGTCCGGCGACTTCGCAGTCTCGCAGAGTCCGATGCGCATCTCGGTCGAGGCGACGCAACGCATCCTGCAGACGGCGAAGGAGGCGGGCATCAGCACCGAATTCCCCGCTTTCGCCGCGGGCCTTTTCAAGCGCGCCGATGCGGCGGGGCTCGGCGGCGAGGAGATCGCGGCGCTGATCAAGCTGCTGCGCTGA
- a CDS encoding OsmC family protein produces MSITVRRDGTTGTRHILKIRNHEIAIDASPAGGGSDAGPEPHDLYDASLAACKALTVLLYARRKGMPVEDIEVVVDRDDSEERKGVYRLKSSLRLTGELTEAQRDELLRVAGKCPVHRLMTEVKTEIETGWA; encoded by the coding sequence ATGAGCATCACGGTCCGGCGCGACGGCACCACGGGTACGCGTCACATTCTCAAGATCCGCAACCATGAAATTGCCATCGACGCCTCGCCGGCCGGCGGCGGCAGCGATGCGGGGCCCGAGCCCCACGACCTGTACGACGCCTCGCTGGCCGCCTGCAAGGCGCTCACCGTGCTGCTCTACGCGCGCCGCAAGGGCATGCCGGTGGAGGACATCGAGGTGGTGGTCGATCGCGACGACAGCGAGGAACGCAAGGGCGTCTACCGCCTGAAGTCGAGCCTGCGCCTGACCGGCGAACTCACCGAGGCGCAGCGCGACGAGCTGCTGCGCGTCGCGGGCAAGTGCCCGGTGCACCGGCTCATGACCGAGGTGAAGACGGAGATCGAAACCGGCTGGGCTTGA
- a CDS encoding ABC transporter substrate-binding protein, translated as MNKRQLLQSFLAASALSFGLSSALAQPATPIKFQLDWRFEGPAALFLHPAAKGYFKAAGLDVTIDAGNGSGGTVTRVASGAYDMGFADLAALMEFHANNPDSPNKPVAVMMVYNNTPASVMALKKSGIAKPADLAGKKLGAPVFDAGRRAFPIFAKANNIGAVNWTAMDPTLRETMLIRGDIDAITGFTFTSLLNLEARGAKAADIVVLPYPDHGVKLYGNVIIASPKLIKENPEAVKKFLSAFAKGAKEVIANPAVAIESVKARDGIIDSKLETRRLQLAIDTVINSADARSEGFGAVNAGRMSLMASQVSDAFNTKTRVSPDAVWTAALLPPAAELNGVLRK; from the coding sequence ATGAACAAGCGCCAACTGCTCCAGTCCTTCCTCGCCGCCTCGGCCCTCAGCTTCGGCCTTTCCTCGGCCCTTGCCCAGCCCGCGACGCCGATCAAGTTCCAGCTCGACTGGCGCTTCGAAGGACCGGCCGCGCTGTTCCTGCACCCTGCCGCCAAGGGCTACTTCAAGGCCGCCGGGCTCGACGTGACCATCGACGCGGGCAATGGCTCGGGCGGCACGGTCACGCGCGTGGCCTCGGGCGCCTACGACATGGGCTTTGCCGACCTGGCGGCGCTGATGGAATTCCACGCCAACAACCCCGACAGCCCGAACAAGCCCGTCGCGGTGATGATGGTCTACAACAATACGCCGGCCTCGGTCATGGCGCTCAAGAAGAGCGGCATCGCCAAGCCGGCCGACCTGGCCGGCAAGAAGCTCGGCGCGCCGGTGTTCGACGCAGGCCGCCGCGCGTTCCCGATCTTTGCCAAGGCCAACAACATCGGCGCCGTGAACTGGACCGCCATGGACCCGACGCTGCGCGAAACCATGCTGATCCGCGGCGACATCGATGCGATCACGGGCTTCACCTTCACCTCGCTCCTGAACCTGGAGGCGCGCGGCGCCAAGGCCGCCGACATCGTCGTGCTGCCCTACCCCGACCACGGCGTGAAGCTCTACGGCAACGTGATCATCGCGTCACCCAAGCTCATCAAGGAGAACCCCGAGGCGGTGAAGAAATTCCTCTCGGCCTTTGCCAAGGGCGCGAAGGAAGTCATCGCCAACCCGGCGGTCGCCATCGAATCGGTCAAGGCGCGCGACGGCATCATCGACAGCAAGCTCGAGACCCGCCGCCTGCAGCTGGCCATCGACACCGTGATCAACAGCGCCGACGCGCGCAGCGAAGGCTTCGGCGCGGTGAACGCAGGCCGCATGTCGCTGATGGCCTCGCAGGTGTCGGATGCGTTCAACACCAAGACGCGTGTGAGCCCCGACGCCGTGTGGACCGCCGCGCTGCTGCCGCCGGCGGCCGAACTCAACGGCGTGCTGCGCAAGTGA
- a CDS encoding winged helix-turn-helix transcriptional regulator: protein MPELDRIDRKILDLLQRQGRISMTELAERIGLSASPCAERVKRMEREGVISGYHAHVSPEALGKTLLVFVEIKLSAKSGDVFDKVRKELLHMPEVLECHLVSGSFDYLVKARLRGMSEYRHLLGDILKKLPVAAESHSYVVMEEIKETLMLAVDR, encoded by the coding sequence ATGCCCGAACTCGACCGCATCGACCGCAAGATCCTCGACCTGCTGCAGCGCCAGGGCCGCATTTCCATGACCGAACTCGCCGAGCGCATCGGCCTGTCGGCATCGCCTTGTGCCGAGCGCGTGAAGCGCATGGAGCGCGAGGGCGTCATCAGCGGCTACCACGCGCATGTATCGCCCGAGGCGCTGGGAAAGACGCTGCTGGTGTTCGTCGAAATCAAGCTGTCGGCCAAGTCGGGCGACGTGTTCGACAAGGTGCGCAAGGAACTGCTGCACATGCCCGAGGTGCTCGAATGCCACCTGGTTTCGGGCAGCTTCGACTACCTGGTGAAGGCGCGCCTGCGGGGCATGAGCGAGTACCGGCACCTGCTGGGCGACATCCTCAAGAAGCTGCCGGTGGCGGCCGAGTCGCACAGCTACGTGGTGATGGAGGAGATCAAGGAAACGCTGATGCTCGCGGTGGACCGCTGA
- a CDS encoding Rieske 2Fe-2S domain-containing protein, which translates to MLVTQQPVFRKFWHAVMPLTELANGPRPFTLLGEDIVLFLDAAGQPAALRDRCCHRTARLSKGWCVDTEGQACGQGAIQCGYHGWTYDRSGQVIRIPQYEVDRKISPEYKTTAYRCTARYGYAWVALEEPIADIPAIPEFDDPGYRTIFQFYEEWQTSPMRALENSFDNSHFSFVHRATFGVAASPKPSKYELVENEGGFYAETVIEAVNPVKFQAISGVTEPITTRHMRNAYFLPFSRRLDIEYPSGVRHIIINCFTPIDDGRMQLCQWLFRNDTEADCTAQMLIDFDEAVTREDKDILESTDPDALVDTRRRGVEYSMESDRPGMLIRKHLMQLLAKHGEAEVYRGMNGAAIPIAKAA; encoded by the coding sequence TTCCGCAAGTTCTGGCATGCCGTCATGCCGCTCACCGAACTGGCCAACGGCCCCAGGCCTTTCACGCTGCTGGGCGAAGACATCGTTCTGTTTCTCGATGCCGCCGGCCAGCCCGCCGCGCTGCGCGACCGCTGCTGCCATCGCACCGCCAGGCTTTCGAAAGGCTGGTGCGTCGATACCGAAGGCCAGGCCTGCGGCCAGGGTGCCATCCAGTGCGGCTACCACGGCTGGACCTACGACCGCAGCGGGCAGGTGATCCGCATTCCGCAGTACGAGGTAGACCGCAAGATCTCGCCGGAGTACAAGACCACCGCCTACCGCTGCACCGCGCGCTACGGCTACGCGTGGGTGGCGCTCGAAGAACCCATTGCCGACATTCCCGCCATTCCGGAATTCGACGACCCTGGCTACCGCACCATCTTCCAGTTCTATGAAGAGTGGCAGACCAGCCCGATGCGCGCGCTCGAGAACTCGTTCGACAACTCGCATTTCAGCTTCGTGCACCGGGCCACCTTCGGCGTGGCCGCGAGCCCGAAGCCGAGCAAGTACGAACTGGTGGAGAACGAGGGCGGCTTCTACGCCGAGACCGTCATCGAGGCGGTCAACCCGGTCAAGTTCCAGGCCATCAGCGGCGTGACCGAACCGATCACCACACGCCACATGCGCAACGCCTACTTCCTGCCGTTCTCGCGCCGGCTCGACATCGAATATCCGAGCGGCGTGCGCCACATCATCATCAACTGCTTCACGCCCATCGACGACGGCCGCATGCAGCTGTGCCAATGGCTGTTCCGCAACGACACCGAGGCCGACTGCACCGCGCAGATGCTGATCGACTTCGACGAGGCGGTGACGCGCGAGGACAAGGACATTCTCGAATCCACCGATCCCGATGCACTGGTGGACACGCGCCGGCGCGGCGTCGAGTATTCGATGGAATCGGACCGGCCCGGCATGCTGATCCGCAAGCACCTGATGCAGCTGCTGGCGAAGCACGGCGAGGCGGAGGTCTATCGCGGCATGAACGGCGCGGCGATTCCGATTGCAAAGGCCGCCTGA
- a CDS encoding D-amino acid dehydrogenase: MKVIVLGGGVIGTTTAYYLARSGADVTLLDRQAGPAEETSFGNAGQVSPGYSTPWAAPGIPLKAIKWMFQKHAPLSIRPDGTLFQLRWMAAMLRNCSPERYAVNKERMMRVAEYSRGCLQQLRADTGLHYEHRTGGTLQLFRTQAQLDAVQRDIAVLEECGVPYELLDRDALARVEPALAGARDRLTGGLRLPNDETGDCHLFTRGLADIARGMGVDFRFGQAVEGLEMAGDRITGVRTSAGKILTADRYVMAFGSYSRAAIASLGLDIPVYPVKGYSLTVPLVDEALAPQSTVLDETYKVAVTRFDNRIRVGGMAELGGFDLRLNPHRRATLEKVVSDLFPGGDLPRATFWTGLRPMTPDSTPIVGATRYANLFLNTGHGTLGWTMACGSGKLISDLVTGQRPEIRTDGLAMDRYEQGSPRATRPNPATAHA; encoded by the coding sequence ATGAAAGTCATCGTTCTCGGCGGCGGCGTGATCGGCACCACGACGGCCTACTATCTCGCGCGCTCGGGCGCCGACGTGACGCTGCTCGACCGGCAGGCCGGCCCCGCTGAAGAAACCAGCTTCGGCAATGCCGGGCAGGTGTCGCCGGGCTATTCGACGCCATGGGCCGCGCCGGGCATTCCGCTCAAGGCCATCAAGTGGATGTTCCAGAAGCACGCGCCGCTGTCGATCCGCCCCGATGGCACGCTGTTCCAGCTGCGCTGGATGGCCGCGATGCTGCGCAACTGCTCGCCCGAGCGCTACGCGGTCAACAAGGAACGCATGATGCGCGTGGCCGAATACAGCCGCGGCTGCCTGCAGCAACTGCGCGCGGACACCGGCTTGCACTACGAGCACCGCACCGGCGGCACGCTGCAGCTGTTTCGCACCCAGGCGCAGCTCGACGCGGTGCAGCGCGACATCGCGGTGCTCGAGGAATGCGGCGTGCCCTACGAACTGCTCGACCGCGATGCGCTCGCGCGTGTCGAACCCGCGCTGGCCGGCGCTCGCGACCGGCTCACCGGCGGCCTGCGCCTGCCGAACGACGAGACCGGCGACTGCCACTTGTTCACCCGGGGCCTCGCAGACATCGCGCGCGGCATGGGCGTGGACTTCCGCTTCGGCCAGGCGGTCGAAGGCCTGGAGATGGCGGGCGACCGCATCACAGGTGTGCGCACCAGCGCCGGCAAGATCCTCACGGCCGACCGCTACGTGATGGCCTTCGGCAGCTATTCGCGCGCCGCCATCGCATCGCTGGGTCTCGACATCCCGGTGTACCCCGTCAAGGGCTACTCGCTCACCGTGCCCCTGGTCGATGAAGCGCTGGCGCCGCAATCGACCGTGCTCGACGAGACCTACAAGGTGGCCGTCACGCGATTCGACAACCGCATTCGCGTGGGCGGCATGGCCGAACTCGGCGGCTTCGACCTGCGGCTGAATCCGCACCGCCGCGCCACGCTCGAAAAAGTGGTGAGCGACCTGTTCCCCGGCGGCGACCTGCCGCGCGCCACCTTCTGGACCGGCCTGCGCCCGATGACGCCCGACAGCACGCCCATCGTCGGCGCCACGCGCTATGCGAACCTGTTCCTCAACACCGGCCACGGCACGCTCGGCTGGACCATGGCCTGCGGCTCGGGCAAGCTCATCTCCGACCTCGTGACCGGCCAGCGTCCGGAGATTCGCACCGACGGATTGGCGATGGACCGCTACGAGCAGGGCTCGCCGCGCGCAACGCGCCCGAACCCGGCAACCGCCCACGCCTGA
- a CDS encoding nucleoside deaminase, protein MTRDQIIRALRRADEVARRAMAIGRHPFGAVLVAPDGETILAEQGNIDTVNHAEATLARHAAQNWPADYLWQCTLVTTFEPCAMCAGTSYWAHIGRIVYGAEESALLALTGDHPENPTLSLPCREVFARGQKKIEVIGPVPEVAEEMIATHRGFWESR, encoded by the coding sequence ATGACACGCGACCAGATCATCCGCGCACTGCGCCGCGCCGACGAGGTCGCCCGGCGCGCCATGGCCATCGGCCGCCATCCCTTCGGCGCCGTGCTCGTTGCGCCCGACGGCGAAACCATCCTGGCCGAGCAGGGCAACATCGACACGGTGAACCACGCGGAAGCCACGCTGGCGCGCCACGCCGCGCAGAACTGGCCGGCCGACTACCTCTGGCAATGCACGCTGGTCACGACCTTCGAGCCTTGCGCGATGTGTGCGGGAACCAGCTACTGGGCCCACATCGGCCGCATCGTCTATGGCGCCGAGGAAAGCGCCCTGCTCGCGCTCACGGGCGACCACCCCGAGAACCCCACGCTGAGCCTGCCCTGCCGCGAGGTGTTCGCGCGCGGACAGAAGAAGATCGAGGTCATCGGCCCGGTGCCCGAGGTGGCGGAAGAGATGATCGCCACGCACCGCGGCTTCTGGGAATCTCGCTAA
- a CDS encoding oxidoreductase-like domain-containing protein encodes MSLADKHLPLPIDRASAQALIEAVQSEAAAQRLALRVPPPEPTTCCGRGCNGCVWEGWLAAIAYWRDEASLLLA; translated from the coding sequence ATGTCCCTCGCAGACAAACACCTGCCCCTGCCGATCGACCGTGCCAGCGCCCAGGCGCTGATCGAGGCCGTACAGTCCGAAGCCGCGGCGCAGCGGCTCGCCTTGCGCGTGCCCCCGCCCGAGCCCACCACCTGCTGCGGGCGCGGCTGCAACGGCTGCGTGTGGGAGGGCTGGCTCGCGGCCATCGCGTACTGGCGCGACGAGGCGTCTCTGCTGCTGGCTTAG
- a CDS encoding TRAP transporter substrate-binding protein, which yields MSLSRRKFVQAAAGTAAASSALFTTVSRAAAAKEFRLGIITPAGHSWNRAAVSFGESLKKATDGRLSATVFHSGQLGNESAMMQQLQSGALDMGWIQAAELGSRVSSVAAINAPYLVRSTTNVASLVRTPAALKLLDVLPRETGTIGLGWGITGMRVVFSTKPISAPTDLKGMKLRINPTPVYRDFYQLLGAAPTPIPTPGVFDAMSNGQVDGLEADIEFSWNQRFDRVAKTMLPMNALFMPFAPLVSGRIWQTLDAKDKALITDLVKQSLDAQIRDIVTTELGLVDKFRASGITIKSDAGYNPAPIIAEFDKIWLPKAPQIAELRKIGAAL from the coding sequence ATGTCCCTTTCCCGCCGCAAATTCGTCCAGGCCGCCGCCGGAACCGCCGCCGCGTCGTCCGCTCTCTTCACCACCGTGTCGCGAGCCGCGGCCGCCAAGGAATTCCGCCTCGGCATCATCACGCCGGCCGGCCACTCGTGGAACCGCGCCGCGGTGAGCTTCGGCGAGTCGCTCAAAAAGGCCACGGACGGCCGCCTGAGCGCCACCGTGTTCCATTCGGGCCAGCTGGGCAACGAGTCGGCCATGATGCAGCAGCTGCAGTCCGGCGCGCTGGACATGGGGTGGATCCAGGCCGCCGAACTCGGCTCGCGCGTGTCCAGCGTGGCAGCCATCAACGCGCCCTACCTCGTGCGCTCGACCACCAACGTGGCTTCGCTGGTCCGCACGCCCGCCGCGCTGAAGCTGCTCGACGTGCTGCCGCGTGAAACCGGCACCATCGGACTGGGCTGGGGCATCACCGGCATGCGCGTGGTGTTTTCCACCAAGCCCATCTCGGCGCCCACCGACCTCAAGGGCATGAAGCTGCGCATCAACCCGACGCCGGTGTACCGCGACTTCTACCAGCTGCTCGGTGCCGCGCCCACGCCCATTCCGACGCCGGGCGTTTTCGACGCCATGTCCAACGGCCAGGTCGATGGGCTCGAGGCGGATATCGAGTTCTCGTGGAATCAGCGCTTCGACCGCGTCGCCAAGACGATGCTGCCGATGAACGCGCTGTTCATGCCCTTCGCGCCGCTGGTGTCGGGCCGCATCTGGCAGACGCTCGACGCCAAGGACAAGGCGCTTATCACCGACCTGGTGAAGCAATCGCTGGACGCGCAGATCAGGGACATCGTGACCACCGAACTCGGACTGGTCGACAAGTTCAGGGCCAGCGGCATCACCATCAAGAGCGACGCCGGCTACAACCCCGCGCCGATCATTGCGGAGTTCGACAAGATCTGGCTGCCCAAGGCGCCGCAGATCGCCGAGCTGCGCAAGATCGGCGCGGCGCTCTGA
- a CDS encoding ABC transporter permease, with protein MKNTKQLERWSPWLLLIAVILLWQVICAGFGVSDFIFPSPLRIWTQFWEFKEIIAGHAWRTFWVTMAGFGLAIVVGVLLGFVIGSSRIAYAAIYPLMTAFNALPKAAFVPILVVWFGIGVGPAILTAFLISFFPIMVNIATGLATLEPELEDVLRVLGAKRWDVLMKIGLPRSMPYFFGSLKVAITLAFVGTTVSEMTAANEGIGYLLISAGSAMQMGLAFAGLMVVGAMAMLMYELFSVIEKHTTGWAHRGSQNQ; from the coding sequence ATGAAGAACACCAAGCAACTCGAACGCTGGTCGCCCTGGCTGCTGCTCATCGCAGTCATCCTGCTGTGGCAGGTAATCTGCGCGGGCTTCGGCGTGTCGGACTTCATCTTTCCGAGCCCGCTGCGCATCTGGACCCAGTTCTGGGAATTCAAGGAAATCATCGCGGGCCATGCGTGGCGCACCTTCTGGGTCACGATGGCGGGCTTCGGGCTGGCCATCGTGGTGGGCGTGCTGCTGGGCTTCGTGATCGGCAGTTCGCGCATCGCGTATGCGGCGATCTATCCGCTCATGACGGCCTTCAATGCGCTGCCCAAGGCGGCCTTCGTGCCCATCCTCGTGGTGTGGTTCGGCATCGGCGTCGGCCCGGCCATTCTCACGGCCTTCCTGATCAGCTTCTTCCCGATCATGGTCAACATCGCGACCGGCCTCGCCACGCTGGAGCCCGAGCTTGAAGACGTGCTGCGCGTGCTCGGCGCCAAGCGCTGGGACGTGCTCATGAAGATCGGCCTGCCGCGCTCCATGCCCTACTTCTTCGGCTCGCTGAAAGTGGCGATCACGCTGGCGTTCGTCGGCACCACGGTGAGCGAGATGACCGCGGCCAACGAAGGCATCGGCTACCTGCTCATCTCGGCCGGCTCGGCCATGCAGATGGGCCTGGCCTTCGCGGGCCTGATGGTGGTCGGCGCCATGGCCATGCTGATGTACGAACTCTTCAGCGTGATCGAGAAGCATACGACCGGCTGGGCGCATCGAGGCTCCCAGAACCAATGA